GCCGTCTGGGCTGCCCACGCCGCTTCGTTCGACCTCTTCGCCGGGCGGCTCCAGGCGATCCGGAGCCAGTTCCCGTTCGTGCTCGTGATGGTGCTGTACACGATGCTCTCGCTCTGGTTGCTCTCGCTGCCGACCCAGCCGCCGGCGTTCGTCGCCTGAGACGGACGCCGACGGCTATATGGTCCGCTCCGTCGTGATCTCCGCTCACGGATGTTCCGCCCGATCTCGGAGCCGGAGTTCGCGATTCCGGATGACGAACGCCCGGCGTCGCGCTGTCCCCACTGTGAGCGGCCGTTCCGGACCGACCGCCTCGCTGATCTCCACCTCGGCGAGGTACACTCCGAGAGCTGTTCCGAGGCGGAGCGAGAGAGCTACGAGGAGGCCTACCGCGAGGAGTCCCACGACCTCTTCACCTTCCACGCGAAGGTGGTCGTCTCGTTGCTCCTGCTCTACTTCGGGGTCAGCTAC
This region of Halalkalicoccus sp. CGA53 genomic DNA includes:
- a CDS encoding DUF7410 domain-containing protein yields the protein MFRPISEPEFAIPDDERPASRCPHCERPFRTDRLADLHLGEVHSESCSEAERESYEEAYREESHDLFTFHAKVVVSLLLLYFGVSYTYAVVWH